A genomic segment from Desulfonatronum lacustre DSM 10312 encodes:
- a CDS encoding HDOD domain-containing protein has protein sequence MSEDLRTERKGQLLAVKDLPTLPTVLEEVSKLLEDPNSSTQQIAKLISRDQVLSAKVLKMVNSPIYGFPGRISTIQHALVLLGFNVIKGLIISTSVFELMTTSMVGLWEHSVGCAMACNAIAREAGFKEPEEYAVAGLLHDLGKVIVALQLPTAKAEIDAVVRQDDVLYLDAEKKVLGFGHDRINSWVADHWNLPVNLKIGISGHHRPVAAQHYPKMACVVHVGDFLIRTLEVGSGGDDLVPRLDSEALALLQLDMSQLDKVLDVMVAEIEGDGLSMGLG, from the coding sequence ATGAGCGAAGATCTGCGCACCGAGCGCAAGGGGCAATTGCTGGCGGTCAAGGATCTGCCCACGTTGCCCACGGTGTTGGAAGAAGTTTCCAAACTCCTGGAAGATCCCAACTCCTCAACCCAGCAGATCGCCAAACTGATCTCCCGGGACCAGGTGCTCTCGGCCAAGGTTCTGAAGATGGTCAATTCACCGATTTACGGGTTCCCCGGGCGGATCAGCACCATTCAACACGCCTTGGTCCTACTGGGGTTCAACGTCATCAAGGGGCTGATCATCAGCACCTCCGTATTCGAGTTGATGACCACTTCCATGGTCGGTCTGTGGGAACACAGCGTGGGGTGCGCCATGGCCTGCAACGCCATTGCTCGGGAGGCCGGGTTCAAGGAGCCCGAAGAATATGCCGTGGCCGGTCTGCTGCACGACCTGGGCAAGGTCATCGTGGCTCTGCAATTGCCGACGGCCAAGGCGGAGATCGACGCCGTGGTCCGCCAGGATGACGTGCTTTATCTGGACGCGGAAAAGAAGGTGCTCGGCTTCGGCCATGACCGAATCAACTCCTGGGTCGCGGATCACTGGAACCTGCCCGTGAACCTGAAGATCGGTATTTCCGGTCATCACCGTCCCGTTGCCGCGCAACATTATCCAAAAATGGCCTGCGTGGTGCACGTGGGCGACTTTTTGATTCGAACCCTGGAAGTCGGCTCCGGTGGCGACGACTTGGTACCCCGCCTCGATTCCGAAGCCCTGGCCTTGTTGCAGTTGGACATGAGCCAACTGGACAAGGTCTTGGACGTCATGGTCGCGGAAATCGAAGGTGACGGGCTGTCCATGGGGTTGGGCTAA
- the dprA gene encoding DNA-processing protein DprA: protein MSRIRLKAHPDMDPDRRDEYLASLALRNSSGLGPRTWKRLLEHFGRAAVAVEHAGQWHDLGLARKNQVREFLAGSWRTAAEQEAQDARNKGMEVLLWSDRDYPALLRRIPNPPALLYLAGDRGLLGSPALAMVGSRKCSRYGMEAVRSISRDVSRAGICVISGFAAGIDRQAHVSALEEIGSSIAVLGTGLDLLYPAANKDLWLRLLRQGLIVTEFAPGTRPDAVNFPHRNRIISGLCLGVLVVEAAVRSGSLITASIALEQGREVFALPGPLNMESYNGCHHLIRQGATLVRTVEDILTELRPQLIGIKGSGAPDTAPKPSTSDSQGTGSDKPMDPPNLFSKEVSGDSLMVSSTSKPDNHFASADESCWETLNPEEERLVKFLEHRGRVHIDDICNGLDDEPSRISTLLLLLEMRSLVRRYPGMYYSLCGR, encoded by the coding sequence GTGAGCCGAATACGCCTGAAAGCGCACCCGGATATGGACCCGGATCGTCGCGACGAATATCTGGCCAGCTTGGCGCTACGCAACAGCAGCGGCCTGGGGCCGCGGACCTGGAAGCGTCTTTTGGAGCATTTCGGGCGGGCCGCCGTGGCTGTCGAACACGCCGGGCAATGGCATGACCTCGGGCTGGCGCGGAAAAATCAGGTCCGGGAGTTTCTGGCCGGTTCCTGGCGAACGGCCGCGGAGCAGGAGGCCCAGGACGCCCGGAACAAGGGCATGGAGGTTCTGCTCTGGTCGGACAGGGACTATCCGGCGTTACTGCGCCGCATCCCCAACCCGCCGGCCTTGCTCTACCTGGCCGGAGATCGCGGTCTGCTCGGTTCCCCGGCCCTGGCCATGGTCGGCTCCCGGAAGTGTTCCCGCTACGGCATGGAAGCCGTGCGCTCCATCAGCCGGGATGTGTCTCGAGCCGGAATCTGCGTTATTTCCGGATTCGCCGCTGGGATCGACCGTCAGGCCCATGTTTCGGCCCTGGAGGAGATCGGCTCCAGCATCGCCGTTCTGGGCACGGGCTTGGATCTATTGTACCCCGCCGCGAACAAGGATCTCTGGCTGCGCCTGCTTCGCCAGGGACTGATCGTGACGGAGTTCGCGCCGGGCACTCGGCCGGACGCGGTCAATTTCCCGCACCGCAACCGGATCATCAGCGGCTTGTGCCTCGGAGTCCTGGTGGTCGAAGCCGCCGTGCGCAGCGGCAGCCTGATCACGGCTTCCATCGCCCTGGAACAAGGACGCGAGGTTTTCGCCCTGCCCGGTCCGCTGAACATGGAGAGCTACAACGGCTGTCACCACTTGATTCGTCAAGGCGCGACCTTGGTCCGGACCGTGGAGGACATTCTGACGGAACTGCGGCCTCAGCTCATCGGCATCAAAGGGTCGGGCGCCCCGGATACCGCCCCGAAGCCTTCGACATCCGATTCTCAAGGCACCGGTTCGGACAAGCCCATGGACCCGCCCAACCTCTTTTCCAAAGAAGTATCCGGCGACTCTCTCATGGTCTCCTCGACCTCCAAGCCCGACAACCACTTCGCATCGGCGGATGAAAGTTGTTGGGAGACGTTGAATCCGGAAGAAGAACGATTGGTCAAATTTCTTGAGCACCGGGGCAGGGTGCACATCGACGACATTTGCAACGGACTTGATGATGAACCCTCGCGAATCAGTACGCTCTTGCTGCTTCTGGAAATGCGTTCTCTTGTCAGGCGATATCCGGGGATGTACTATTCGCTGTGCGGACGATAA
- a CDS encoding diguanylate cyclase domain-containing protein, translated as MLCGRKLRFFLVCADRDRVEFFQSLWPSDQVEWTVFQRGPMALEQVFNAPPDLLLVDDDLPQLSGPTLVNMVKSENVYRQLPVVLCLTEEKPLENMDFHAVEMDDFLLYPISPLEARSRLSLTLHRASRELDANPLTKLPGNTSIIQRIQDLIDRKEPFALAYVDLDHFKSFNDKYGFSRGDEVLMMTARVIVNTIRSFAGKLTFVGHVGGDDFVFILPPDAVEFACQRVVESFDGIVPHFYDQDDQERGYILSTDRKGALQRFSMMSVSIAVVFNTDGRLKHFGEASQIAMNLKKKAKSIPGSSYVLDRRQE; from the coding sequence GTGCTGTGCGGGCGCAAGCTGCGTTTTTTCCTGGTTTGCGCGGATCGGGACCGGGTGGAGTTTTTCCAAAGTCTCTGGCCGTCGGACCAGGTGGAGTGGACGGTGTTCCAGCGCGGTCCCATGGCTCTGGAACAAGTCTTCAACGCCCCGCCGGACCTGCTCCTGGTGGACGACGACCTGCCCCAACTCTCCGGGCCGACCCTGGTGAACATGGTCAAGAGCGAGAATGTCTATCGCCAGTTGCCCGTGGTTCTTTGCCTGACCGAGGAAAAGCCGCTGGAAAACATGGATTTTCATGCGGTGGAGATGGATGACTTTCTTCTCTATCCCATCTCGCCCCTGGAAGCTCGGTCCCGTCTTAGCCTGACCCTGCATCGCGCTTCCCGCGAACTGGACGCCAATCCACTGACCAAGCTGCCCGGCAATACCTCCATCATTCAGCGCATCCAGGATTTGATCGACCGCAAGGAACCTTTTGCCCTGGCATACGTGGACCTGGATCACTTCAAGTCTTTCAACGACAAATACGGTTTTTCCCGGGGGGACGAGGTCCTGATGATGACCGCCCGGGTCATCGTGAACACCATCCGCTCCTTTGCCGGAAAACTCACCTTTGTAGGGCACGTGGGCGGAGACGATTTTGTCTTCATTCTGCCCCCGGACGCGGTGGAGTTCGCCTGTCAACGGGTCGTGGAGAGCTTCGACGGCATCGTCCCTCATTTTTACGACCAGGACGACCAGGAGCGCGGCTATATCCTTTCCACGGACCGCAAGGGCGCCTTGCAGCGTTTTTCCATGATGTCCGTATCCATCGCCGTGGTCTTCAACACCGACGGCCGACTCAAGCACTTCGGAGAGGCCTCGCAGATCGCCATGAACCTGAAGAAAAAGGCCAAGTCCATCCCCGGCAGTTCCTATGTCCTGGATCGCCGACAAGAATGA
- a CDS encoding tyrosine recombinase XerC: MSWIADKNDLSSYGRMFMAHLGVEKGYAEATLAAYGVDLLQFEHFVREKGLVPEAPESITRDTVRGYLADLHRRGVKRSSVARKLAALRSYFRFLIRQDILRVSPCAAIINPRQDVRHPTTLNVDQALRLVEASQEPDPRSLRNMALLELLYGSGLRISEALGLDLYDVDMNQGMVRVLGKGAKERLAPMTEPGVERMRVYLEHRGAFGPKPEERAVFLGMRGGRLNRREAAKIVDKIAAQVGLERRISPHVLRHSFASHLLESGADLRSVQELLGHARLSTTQRYTHLDLARIVQVYDQAHPLAGNSGGGEGEG, encoded by the coding sequence ATGTCCTGGATCGCCGACAAGAATGATCTGTCCTCCTACGGGCGGATGTTCATGGCCCATTTGGGCGTGGAAAAAGGCTATGCCGAAGCCACCCTTGCCGCGTATGGGGTGGACCTGCTCCAGTTCGAGCATTTTGTCCGGGAGAAAGGCCTAGTCCCCGAGGCCCCGGAAAGCATTACCCGGGACACGGTGCGCGGCTACCTGGCCGATCTGCACCGCCGAGGCGTCAAACGCAGCTCCGTGGCCCGCAAGCTGGCCGCTCTGCGCTCCTACTTCCGCTTTCTGATCCGTCAGGACATTCTCCGCGTCAGCCCCTGCGCCGCCATCATCAATCCCAGGCAGGACGTTCGTCACCCGACCACTCTGAACGTGGATCAGGCCCTGCGCTTGGTGGAGGCCTCTCAGGAGCCGGATCCCCGTTCGCTGCGGAACATGGCTCTGCTGGAACTGTTGTATGGATCGGGGTTGCGGATCAGCGAGGCCCTGGGGCTGGACCTGTACGACGTGGACATGAACCAAGGCATGGTTCGCGTTCTGGGCAAAGGGGCCAAGGAACGCCTAGCGCCCATGACCGAGCCCGGAGTGGAGCGGATGCGCGTCTACCTGGAACACAGGGGGGCGTTTGGCCCTAAACCGGAGGAACGGGCCGTCTTTCTGGGGATGCGCGGCGGCCGGTTGAACCGGCGCGAGGCCGCTAAAATCGTGGATAAGATCGCGGCCCAGGTCGGGCTGGAACGCCGGATCAGCCCCCACGTCCTGCGCCACAGTTTTGCCTCCCACCTGCTGGAATCCGGGGCGGACTTGCGCAGCGTCCAGGAACTCTTGGGCCATGCCCGGCTCAGCACCACACAGCGCTACACCCATCTGGACCTGGCCCGGATCGTCCAGGTCTACGATCAGGCCCATCCTCTGGCCGGAAACAGCGGGGGAGGGGAGGGGGAAGGGTGA
- a CDS encoding 23S rRNA (pseudouridine(1915)-N(3))-methyltransferase RlmH, with product MKAIACLAVGRLKTPHWVRAAEHYATLIGRFVRFERVEVKDAPGHLTLERRIDMESKALLAKLGPKDRVLGLDAAGRGYSSEAFATALEAWWEDPVRRPCFVLGGAFGFSGEFRERCDQLISLSPMTLPHELARVVLFEQVYRALTIQRGTGYHH from the coding sequence ATGAAAGCCATAGCCTGTCTGGCGGTGGGGCGGTTGAAAACGCCGCACTGGGTGCGGGCCGCGGAGCACTACGCGACGTTGATTGGGCGGTTCGTCCGGTTTGAACGTGTGGAGGTCAAGGACGCTCCGGGCCACTTGACCCTGGAACGGCGGATCGACATGGAGAGCAAGGCACTGCTGGCCAAACTGGGACCCAAGGACCGGGTCCTGGGTTTGGACGCGGCGGGACGGGGGTATTCATCGGAAGCCTTTGCTACGGCCCTGGAAGCATGGTGGGAAGACCCGGTGCGCCGACCTTGTTTCGTGCTGGGCGGCGCCTTCGGCTTTTCCGGAGAGTTTCGGGAGCGCTGCGATCAATTGATCAGCCTGAGTCCCATGACCTTGCCCCATGAACTGGCCCGTGTGGTGCTTTTCGAACAGGTTTACCGAGCCCTGACCATCCAGCGGGGGACGGGCTATCACCATTGA
- the ybgF gene encoding tol-pal system protein YbgF, translating into MRRHWMPLVIGAGLLVLGLAGCASPSLQQGRIGNLEYALVEVRDRQDRLADEFRERLDSMELSLLQQERFLQDVLAAQDPTKSVVEETSRSTPKSADAMTPPSATPFEADQTEAVPALRTPSEPASVPGPRLTPEPEVRPSPTPKPQPSASADSRDQNEAKELYDQALAKYYRGEYAQARADFFTFQERFPNHPLVPNALYWQAETHYAQKQFAQSILVFKELSRRFPKSAKAPDALLKAGFAYEQLGDYPNARFHLRIVIDDYPDTPASRLGRERLPQLPTTAS; encoded by the coding sequence ATGAGACGGCATTGGATGCCCTTGGTCATCGGGGCGGGTCTGCTCGTTCTGGGACTTGCCGGTTGCGCCTCTCCGTCGTTGCAGCAAGGCCGTATCGGCAATCTGGAGTATGCCCTGGTGGAAGTCCGCGACCGCCAGGACCGACTGGCGGATGAATTCCGGGAACGCCTGGACTCCATGGAGCTGTCGCTGTTGCAACAGGAACGCTTTCTCCAGGATGTCTTGGCCGCGCAAGATCCGACCAAGTCGGTCGTCGAGGAAACTTCCCGAAGCACTCCGAAGTCCGCGGATGCAATGACGCCGCCCTCCGCAACGCCTTTCGAGGCGGACCAGACAGAGGCGGTTCCAGCACTACGGACGCCTTCCGAACCCGCATCCGTTCCTGGACCTCGCCTGACTCCGGAACCCGAGGTCCGACCCTCGCCGACTCCCAAGCCTCAACCGTCCGCTTCAGCCGATTCACGGGATCAAAACGAGGCCAAGGAACTGTACGATCAGGCCTTGGCAAAATATTATCGAGGCGAATACGCCCAGGCCCGTGCGGACTTTTTCACCTTTCAAGAACGTTTTCCGAACCACCCCCTGGTGCCCAACGCGCTGTATTGGCAAGCGGAAACCCACTACGCCCAAAAGCAGTTCGCACAGTCCATTCTGGTCTTCAAGGAACTGAGCCGACGGTTTCCCAAAAGCGCCAAGGCTCCCGACGCCCTGCTCAAGGCCGGGTTCGCCTATGAGCAGTTGGGGGACTATCCCAACGCCCGCTTTCATCTCCGGATCGTCATCGACGATTACCCCGACACTCCGGCCTCTCGGTTGGGCCGTGAGCGCCTGCCACAACTGCCGACCACCGCTTCGTGA